A single Pseudomonadota bacterium DNA region contains:
- a CDS encoding DUF167 domain-containing protein, whose amino-acid sequence MCADGLTFGVRATPRARVSAVTGTREGMLLVRLAAPPVDGKANAALCAFLAQWLGVRTADVRIVGGERARHKRVEVRGVTREQVLRTLPDGEAQA is encoded by the coding sequence ATCTGCGCCGACGGGCTGACCTTTGGTGTGCGCGCCACACCGCGGGCGCGTGTGTCGGCGGTGACGGGAACCCGCGAAGGCATGCTGCTGGTGCGGCTCGCAGCCCCACCGGTCGATGGCAAGGCGAACGCGGCGCTGTGCGCCTTCCTGGCCCAGTGGCTGGGTGTTCGCACGGCAGACGTCCGGATTGTGGGGGGAGAAAGGGCACGGCACAAGCGCGTCGAAGTGCGGGGGGTCACCCGGGAACAGGTCTTGCGCACGCTCCCCGATGGAGAGGCTCAAGCATAG
- the rnc gene encoding ribonuclease III encodes MGSVDRTQCSRCASTVLTPSPGREGSVSAERSGRSGAPDPASGSDSVDVDLDAVQQQLGLRFLRPSSLRAAFVHESFANENPLEKSNERLEFLGDAVVGMAASALLYERFPELPEGELTRMKAMLVSRPSLAAHARSLDLGAHLLISRGGEAHGERERASLLADVFEAVVGALYLDRGWSEAEAFVRQRFEGSLEALPETDRNYKSILQQITQKHFKSLPEYRVVRLKGPAHARSFVVEVWFRQALLGSGEGRSKKEAQQEAARKGLERVHALLPPESGSAGGAGQGSGLPSEP; translated from the coding sequence ATGGGTTCGGTGGACAGAACGCAGTGCTCGCGGTGCGCAAGTACCGTCCTGACGCCTAGTCCAGGCAGGGAAGGCTCCGTGTCCGCAGAGAGGTCTGGTCGGAGTGGTGCGCCTGATCCCGCCAGCGGGTCAGACAGCGTCGACGTCGACCTCGATGCCGTTCAGCAGCAGCTGGGGCTGCGCTTCCTCCGCCCCTCGTCATTGCGGGCCGCCTTCGTGCACGAGTCGTTCGCGAACGAGAACCCGCTCGAGAAGAGCAACGAGCGCCTCGAGTTCCTCGGTGACGCGGTGGTCGGCATGGCGGCCAGCGCGTTGCTGTACGAGCGCTTTCCCGAGCTGCCGGAGGGCGAGCTCACGCGCATGAAGGCCATGCTGGTGAGCCGCCCGTCGCTGGCCGCCCACGCGAGGTCGCTCGATCTGGGAGCGCACCTCCTCATCTCCCGCGGAGGAGAAGCCCACGGCGAGCGCGAGCGCGCGTCGCTGCTGGCCGATGTGTTCGAGGCGGTGGTGGGGGCGCTGTATCTCGACCGCGGATGGTCTGAGGCCGAGGCGTTCGTGCGTCAGCGCTTCGAAGGCTCACTCGAGGCGCTCCCCGAGACCGACCGCAACTACAAGAGCATCTTGCAGCAGATCACGCAGAAGCACTTCAAATCGCTGCCGGAATATCGCGTGGTGCGCTTGAAGGGCCCCGCCCACGCGCGCAGCTTCGTGGTCGAGGTGTGGTTCCGCCAGGCCTTGCTGGGCTCCGGAGAAGGCCGCAGCAAGAAGGAAGCCCAGCAGGAAGCCGCGCGAAAGGGGCTGGAACGCGTCCACGCGCTGCTCCCTCCCGAGAGCGGCTCGGCGGGTGGAGCAGGGCAGGGGAGCGGCCTGCCCTCCGAGCCGTGA